The Branchiostoma floridae strain S238N-H82 chromosome 17, Bfl_VNyyK, whole genome shotgun sequence genome has a window encoding:
- the LOC118404111 gene encoding uncharacterized protein LOC118404111 isoform X1 — METKDEAGAWCAATNDDKQFLLIDLEQEKLVTGIVTQGRNSSPDWPDGPTSHWVTSYTLSYGLENGDENEYKDKKGELKIFKGNKDTDTPVTHNFAEFGGPFNARYVKIHPVTWNDHICMRADMIVEDPVKKQLKEVAKKEEQMTVIAESVTETSVIASSVTMVSVTTSTELDVRYTVTQAKFGVVETKDEAGAWCAATNDDKQFLLIDLEQEKLVNGIVTQGRNSSPDWPDGPTSHWVTSYTLSYGLENGDENQYKDKKGELKIFKGNKDTDTPVTHNFTEFGGPFNARYVKIHPVTWNDHICMRADMIVEDPVKKQLKEVAKKEEQMTVIAESVTETSVIASSVTVVSVTTSTELDVRYTVTQAKFGVVETKDEAGAWCAATNDDKQFLLIDLEQEKLVTGIVTQGRNSSPDWPDGPTSHWVTSYTLSYGLENGDENEYKDKKGELKIFKGNKDTDTPVTHNFAEFGGPFNARYVKIHPVTWNDHICMRADMIVEDPVKKQLKEVAKKEEQMTVIAESVTETSVIASSVTMVSVTTSTELDARYTVTQAKFGVVETKDEAGAWCAATNDDKQFLLIDLEQEKLVTGIVTQGRNSSPDWPDGPTSHWVTSYTLSYGLENGDENEYKDKKGELKIFKGNKDTDTPVTHNFAEFGGPFNARYVKIHPVTWNDHICMRADMIVEDAVKKQLKEVAKKEEQMTVIAESVTETSVIASSVTMVSVTTSTELDVRYTVTQAKFGVVETKDEAGAWCAATNDDKQFLLIDLEQEKLVTGIVTQGRNSSPDWPDGPTSHWVTSYTLSYGLENGDENEYKDKKGELKIFKGNKDTDTPVTHNFAEFGGPFNARYVKIHPVTWNDHICMRADMIVEDPVKKQLKEVAKKEEHMTVIAESVTETSVIASSVTMVSVTTSTELDVRYTVTQAKFGIVETKDEAGAWCAATNDDKQFLLIDLEQEKLVTGIVTQGRNSSPDWPDGPTSHWVTSYTLSYGLENGDENDYKDKKGELKVFKGNKDTDTPVTHNFAEFGGPFNARYVKIHPVTWNDHICMRADMIVEDPVKKQLKEVAKKEEQMTVIAESVTETSVIASSVTMVSVTTSTELDVRYTVTQAKFGVVETKDEAGAWCAATNDDKQFLLIDLEQEKLVTGIVTQGRNSSPDWPDGPTSHWVTSYTLSYGLENGDENEYKDPKGELKVFKGNKDTDTPVTHNFAEFGGPFNARYVKIHPVTWNDHICMRADMIVEDPVKKQLKEVAKKEEQMTVIAESVTETSVIASSVTVVSVTTSTELDMRYTVTQAKFGVVETKDEAGAWCAATNDDKQFLLIDL, encoded by the exons AGAAGGGAGAACTAAAA ATATTCAAGGGcaacaaagacacagacacgCCAGTCACCCATAACTTTGCTGAGTTCGGCGGACCGTTCAATGCACGTTATGTCAAGATCCACCCAGTCACGTGGAACGACCACATCTGTATGAGAGCGGACATGATCGTTGAAGATC CGGTGAAAAAGCAACTGAAGGAAGTGGCCAAGAAGGAAGAACAGATGACAGTTATTGCTGAAAGTGTCACAGAAACATCCGTGATCGCCAGCAGCGTCACTATGGTTTCTGTCACCACTTCTACCGAGCTGGACGTGCGTTACACCGTCACTCAGGCAAAGTTTGGCGTCGTGGAGACCAAAGACGAAGCCGGAGCCTGGTGTGCGGCTACAAACGACGACAAACAGTTCCTTCTCATCGACTTGGAGCAGGAGAAGCTCGTCAACGGGATCGTTACACAAGGCAGAAACTCCAGTCCGGACTGGCCGGACGGACCGACTAGCCACTGGGTCACGTCATACACACTGTCGTACGGACTGGAGAATGGAGACGAAAACCAGTACAAGGACAAGAAGGGAGAACTGAAA ATCTTCAAGGGCAACAAAGACACGGACACGCCAGTCACCCATAACTTTACTGAGTTCGGCGGACCGTTCAACGCACGTTATGTCAAGATCCACCCAGTCACGTGGAACGACCACATCTGTATGAGAGCGGACATGATCGTTGAAGATC CGGTGAAAAAGCAACTGAAGGAAGTGGCCAAGAAGGAAGAGCAGATGACAGTTATTGCTGAAAGTGTCACAGAAACATCGGTGATCGCCAGCAGCGTCACTGTGGTTTCTGTCACGACCTCTACCGAGCTGGACGTGCGTTACACCGTCACCCAGGCCAAGTTTGGCGTCGTGGAGACCAAAGACGAAGCCGGAGCCTGGTGTGCGGCTACAAACGACGACAAACAGTTCCTTCTCATCGACTTGGAGCAGGAGAAGCTCGTCACCGGGATCGTTACACAAGGCAGAAACTCCAGTCCGGACTGGCCGGACGGACCGACTAGCCACTGGGTCACGTCATACACACTGTCGTATGGACTGGAGAATGGAGACGAAAACGAGTACAAGGACAAGAAGGGAGAACTGAAA ATCTTCAAGGGcaacaaagacacagacacgCCAGTCACCCATAACTTTGCTGAGTTCGGCGGACCGTTCAATGCACGTTATGTCAAGATCCACCCAGTCACGTGGAACGACCACATCTGTATGAGAGCGGACATGATCGTTGAAGATC CGGTTAAAAAGCAACTGAAGGAAGTGGCCAAGAAGGAAGAACAGATGACAGTTATTGCTGAAAGTGTCACAGAAACATCGGTGATCGCCAGCAGCGTCACTATGGTTTCTGTCACGACCTCTACCGAGCTGGACGCGCGTTACACCGTCACCCAGGCCAAGTTTGGCGTCGTGGAGACCAAAGACGAAGCCGGAGCCTGGTGTGCGGCTACAAACGACGACAAACAGTTCCTTCTCATCGACTTGGAGCAGGAGAAGCTCGTCACCGGGATCGTTACACAAGGCAGAAACTCCAGTCCGGACTGGCCGGACGGACCGACTAGCCACTGGGTCACGTCATACACACTGTCGTATGGACTGGAGAATGGAGACGAAAACGAGTACAAGGACAAGAAAGGAGAACTTAAG ATCTTCAAGGGcaacaaagacacagacacgCCAGTCACCCATAACTTTGCTGAGTTCGGCGGACCCTTCAATGCACGTTATGTCAAGATTCACCCAGTCACGTGGAACGATCATATCTGCATGAGGGCAGACATGATCGTTGAAGATG cggTGAAAAAGCAACTGAAGGAAGTGGCCAAGAAGGAAGAGCAGATGACAGTTATTGCTGAAAGTGTCACAGAAACATCGGTGATCGCCAGCAGCGTCACTATGGTTTCTGTCACGACCTCTACCGAGCTGGACGTGCGTTACACCGTCACCCAGGCCAAGTTTGGCGTCGTGGAGACCAAAGACGAAGCCGGAGCCTGGTGTGCGGCTACAAACGACGACAAACAGTTCCTTCTCATCGACTTGGAGCAGGAGAAGCTCGTCACCGGGATCGTTACACAAGGCAGAAACTCCAGTCCGGACTGGCCGGACGGACCGACTAGCCACTGGGTCACGTCATACACACTGTCGTATGGACTGGAGAATGGAGACGAAAACGAGTACAAGGACAAGAAGGGAGAACTGAAA ATCTTCAAGGGcaacaaagacacagacacgCCAGTCACCCATAACTTTGCTGAGTTCGGCGGACCGTTCAATGCACGTTATGTCAAGATCCACCCAGTCACGTGGAACGACCACATCTGTATGAGAGCGGACATGATCGTTGAAGATC CGGTGAAAAAGCAACTGAAGGAAGTGGCCAAGAAGGAAGAGCACATGACAGTAATTGCTGAAAGTGTCACGGAAACATCGGTGATCGCCAGTAGCGTCACTATGGTTTCTGTCACCACTTCCACGGAGCTGGACGTGCGTTACACCGTCACCCAGGCAAAGTTTGGCATCGTGGAGACCAAAGACGAAGCCGGAGCCTGGTGTGCGGCTACAAACGACGACAAACAGTTCCTTCTCATCGACTTGGAGCAGGAGAAGCTCGTCACCGGGATCGTTACACAAGGCAGAAACTCCAGTCCGGACTGGCCGGACGGACCGACTAGCCACTGGGTCACGTCATACACACTGTCGTACGGACTGGAGAATGGAGACGAAAACGACTACAAGGACAAGAAGGGAGAACTGAAA GTCTTCAAGGGcaacaaagacacagacacgCCAGTCACCCATAACTTTGCTGAGTTCGGCGGACCGTTCAATGCACGTTATGTCAAGATCCACCCAGTCACGTGGAACGACCACATCTGTATGAGAGCAGACATGATCGTTGAAGATC CGGTTAAAAAGCAACTGAAGGAAGTGGCCAAGAAGGAAGAACAGATGACAGTTATTGCTGAAAGTGTCACAGAAACATCGGTGATCGCCAGCAGCGTCACTATGGTTTCTGTCACGACCTCTACCGAGTTGGACGTGCGTTACACCGTCACCCAGGCCAAGTTTGGCGTTGTGGAGACCAAAGACGAAGCCGGAGCCTGGTGTGCGGCTACAAACGACGACAAACAGTTCCTTCTCATCGACTTGGAGCAGGAGAAGCTTGTCACCGGGATCGTTACACAAGGCAGAAATTCCAGTCCGGACTGGCCGGACGGACCGACTAGCCACTGGGTCACGTCATACACACTGTCGTATGGACTGGAGAACGGAGACGAAAACGAGTACAAGGACCCGAAAGGAGAGCTGAAA GTCTTCAAGGGcaacaaagacacagacacgCCAGTCACTCATAACTTTGCTGAGTTCGGCGGACCGTTCAATGCACGTTATGTCAAGATCCACCCAGTCACGTGGAACGACCACATCTGTATGAGAGCTGACATGATCGTTGAAGATC CGGTGAAAAAGCAACTGAAGGAAGTGGCCAAGAAGGAAGAGCAGATGACAGTTATTGCTGAAAGTGTCACAGAAACATCAGTGATCGCCAGCAGCGTCACTGTGGTTTCTGTCACGACCTCTACCGAGCTGGACATGCGTTACACCGTCACCCAGGCCAAGTTTGGCGTCGTGGAGACCAAAGACGAAGCCGGAGCCTGGTGTGCGGCTACAAACGACGACAAACAGTTCCTTCTCATCGACTTGTAG
- the LOC118404111 gene encoding uncharacterized protein LOC118404111 isoform X9: METKDEAGAWCAATNDDKQFLLIDLEQEKLVTGIVTQGRNSSPDWPDGPTSHWVTSYTLSYGLENGDENEYKDKKGELKIFKGNKDTDTPVTHNFAEFGGPFNARYVKIHPVTWNDHICMRADMIVEDPVKKQLKEVAKKEEQMTVIAESVTETSVIASSVTMVSVTTSTELDVRYTVTQAKFGVVETKDEAGAWCAATNDDKQFLLIDLEQEKLVNGIVTQGRNSSPDWPDGPTSHWVTSYTLSYGLENGDENQYKDKKGELKIFKGNKDTDTPVTHNFTEFGGPFNARYVKIHPVTWNDHICMRADMIVEDPVKKQLKEVAKKEEQMTVIAESVTETSVIASSVTVVSVTTSTELDVRYTVTQAKFGVVETKDEAGAWCAATNDDKQFLLIDLEQEKLVTGIVTQGRNSSPDWPDGPTSHWVTSYTLSYGLENGDENEYKDKKGELKIFKGNKDTDTPVTHNFAEFGGPFNARYVKIHPVTWNDHICMRADMIVEDPVKKQLKEVAKKEEQMTVIAESVTETSVIASSVTMVSVTTSTELDARYTVTQAKFGVVETKDEAGAWCAATNDDKQFLLIDLEQEKLVTGIVTQGRNSSPDWPDGPTSHWVTSYTLSYGLENGDENEYKDKKGELKIFKGNKDTDTPVTHNFAEFGGPFNARYVKIHPVTWNDHICMRADMIVEDAVKKQLKEVAKKEEQMTVIAESVTETSVIASSVTMVSVTTSTELDVRYTVTQAKFGVVETKDEAGAWCAATNDDKQFLLIDLEQEKLVTGIVTQGRNSSPDWPDGPTSHWVTSYTLSYGLENGDENEYKDKKGELKVFKGNKDTDTPVTHNFAEFGGPFNARYVKIHPVTWNDHICMRADMIVEDPVKKQLKEVAKKEEQMTVIAESVTETSVIASSVTMVSVTTSTELDVRYTVTQAKFGVVETKDEAGAWCAATNDDKQFLLIDLEQEKLVTGIVTQGRNSSPDWPDGPTSHWVTSYTLSYGLENGDENEYKDPKGELKVFKGNKDTDTPVTHNFAEFGGPFNARYVKIHPVTWNDHICMRADMIVEDPVKKQLKEVAKKEEQMTVIAESVTETSVIASSVTVVSVTTSTELDMRYTVTQAKFGVVETKDEAGAWCAATNDDKQFLLIDL; the protein is encoded by the exons AGAAGGGAGAACTAAAA ATATTCAAGGGcaacaaagacacagacacgCCAGTCACCCATAACTTTGCTGAGTTCGGCGGACCGTTCAATGCACGTTATGTCAAGATCCACCCAGTCACGTGGAACGACCACATCTGTATGAGAGCGGACATGATCGTTGAAGATC CGGTGAAAAAGCAACTGAAGGAAGTGGCCAAGAAGGAAGAACAGATGACAGTTATTGCTGAAAGTGTCACAGAAACATCCGTGATCGCCAGCAGCGTCACTATGGTTTCTGTCACCACTTCTACCGAGCTGGACGTGCGTTACACCGTCACTCAGGCAAAGTTTGGCGTCGTGGAGACCAAAGACGAAGCCGGAGCCTGGTGTGCGGCTACAAACGACGACAAACAGTTCCTTCTCATCGACTTGGAGCAGGAGAAGCTCGTCAACGGGATCGTTACACAAGGCAGAAACTCCAGTCCGGACTGGCCGGACGGACCGACTAGCCACTGGGTCACGTCATACACACTGTCGTACGGACTGGAGAATGGAGACGAAAACCAGTACAAGGACAAGAAGGGAGAACTGAAA ATCTTCAAGGGCAACAAAGACACGGACACGCCAGTCACCCATAACTTTACTGAGTTCGGCGGACCGTTCAACGCACGTTATGTCAAGATCCACCCAGTCACGTGGAACGACCACATCTGTATGAGAGCGGACATGATCGTTGAAGATC CGGTGAAAAAGCAACTGAAGGAAGTGGCCAAGAAGGAAGAGCAGATGACAGTTATTGCTGAAAGTGTCACAGAAACATCGGTGATCGCCAGCAGCGTCACTGTGGTTTCTGTCACGACCTCTACCGAGCTGGACGTGCGTTACACCGTCACCCAGGCCAAGTTTGGCGTCGTGGAGACCAAAGACGAAGCCGGAGCCTGGTGTGCGGCTACAAACGACGACAAACAGTTCCTTCTCATCGACTTGGAGCAGGAGAAGCTCGTCACCGGGATCGTTACACAAGGCAGAAACTCCAGTCCGGACTGGCCGGACGGACCGACTAGCCACTGGGTCACGTCATACACACTGTCGTATGGACTGGAGAATGGAGACGAAAACGAGTACAAGGACAAGAAGGGAGAACTGAAA ATCTTCAAGGGcaacaaagacacagacacgCCAGTCACCCATAACTTTGCTGAGTTCGGCGGACCGTTCAATGCACGTTATGTCAAGATCCACCCAGTCACGTGGAACGACCACATCTGTATGAGAGCGGACATGATCGTTGAAGATC CGGTTAAAAAGCAACTGAAGGAAGTGGCCAAGAAGGAAGAACAGATGACAGTTATTGCTGAAAGTGTCACAGAAACATCGGTGATCGCCAGCAGCGTCACTATGGTTTCTGTCACGACCTCTACCGAGCTGGACGCGCGTTACACCGTCACCCAGGCCAAGTTTGGCGTCGTGGAGACCAAAGACGAAGCCGGAGCCTGGTGTGCGGCTACAAACGACGACAAACAGTTCCTTCTCATCGACTTGGAGCAGGAGAAGCTCGTCACCGGGATCGTTACACAAGGCAGAAACTCCAGTCCGGACTGGCCGGACGGACCGACTAGCCACTGGGTCACGTCATACACACTGTCGTATGGACTGGAGAATGGAGACGAAAACGAGTACAAGGACAAGAAAGGAGAACTTAAG ATCTTCAAGGGcaacaaagacacagacacgCCAGTCACCCATAACTTTGCTGAGTTCGGCGGACCCTTCAATGCACGTTATGTCAAGATTCACCCAGTCACGTGGAACGATCATATCTGCATGAGGGCAGACATGATCGTTGAAGATG cggTGAAAAAGCAACTGAAGGAAGTGGCCAAGAAGGAAGAGCAGATGACAGTTATTGCTGAAAGTGTCACAGAAACATCGGTGATCGCCAGCAGCGTCACTATGGTTTCTGTCACGACCTCTACCGAGCTGGACGTGCGTTACACCGTCACCCAGGCCAAGTTTGGCGTCGTGGAGACCAAAGACGAAGCCGGAGCCTGGTGTGCGGCTACAAACGACGACAAACAGTTCCTTCTCATCGACTTGGAGCAGGAGAAGCTCGTCACCGGGATCGTTACACAAGGCAGAAACTCCAGTCCGGACTGGCCGGACGGACCGACTAGCCACTGGGTCACGTCATACACACTGTCGTATGGACTGGAGAATGGAGACGAAAACGAGTACAAGGACAAGAAGGGAGAACTGAAA GTCTTCAAGGGcaacaaagacacagacacgCCAGTCACCCATAACTTTGCTGAGTTCGGCGGACCGTTCAATGCACGTTATGTCAAGATCCACCCAGTCACGTGGAACGACCACATCTGTATGAGAGCAGACATGATCGTTGAAGATC CGGTTAAAAAGCAACTGAAGGAAGTGGCCAAGAAGGAAGAACAGATGACAGTTATTGCTGAAAGTGTCACAGAAACATCGGTGATCGCCAGCAGCGTCACTATGGTTTCTGTCACGACCTCTACCGAGTTGGACGTGCGTTACACCGTCACCCAGGCCAAGTTTGGCGTTGTGGAGACCAAAGACGAAGCCGGAGCCTGGTGTGCGGCTACAAACGACGACAAACAGTTCCTTCTCATCGACTTGGAGCAGGAGAAGCTTGTCACCGGGATCGTTACACAAGGCAGAAATTCCAGTCCGGACTGGCCGGACGGACCGACTAGCCACTGGGTCACGTCATACACACTGTCGTATGGACTGGAGAACGGAGACGAAAACGAGTACAAGGACCCGAAAGGAGAGCTGAAA GTCTTCAAGGGcaacaaagacacagacacgCCAGTCACTCATAACTTTGCTGAGTTCGGCGGACCGTTCAATGCACGTTATGTCAAGATCCACCCAGTCACGTGGAACGACCACATCTGTATGAGAGCTGACATGATCGTTGAAGATC CGGTGAAAAAGCAACTGAAGGAAGTGGCCAAGAAGGAAGAGCAGATGACAGTTATTGCTGAAAGTGTCACAGAAACATCAGTGATCGCCAGCAGCGTCACTGTGGTTTCTGTCACGACCTCTACCGAGCTGGACATGCGTTACACCGTCACCCAGGCCAAGTTTGGCGTCGTGGAGACCAAAGACGAAGCCGGAGCCTGGTGTGCGGCTACAAACGACGACAAACAGTTCCTTCTCATCGACTTGTAG
- the LOC118404111 gene encoding uncharacterized protein LOC118404111 isoform X7, with amino-acid sequence METKDEAGAWCAATNDDKQFLLIDLEQEKLVTGIVTQGRNSSPDWPDGPTSHWVTSYTLSYGLENGDENEYKDKKGELKIFKGNKDTDTPVTHNFAEFGGPFNARYVKIHPVTWNDHICMRADMIVEDPVKKQLKEVAKKEEQMTVIAESVTETSVIASSVTMVSVTTSTELDVRYTVTQAKFGVVETKDEAGAWCAATNDDKQFLLIDLEQEKLVNGIVTQGRNSSPDWPDGPTSHWVTSYTLSYGLENGDENQYKDKKGELKIFKGNKDTDTPVTHNFTEFGGPFNARYVKIHPVTWNDHICMRADMIVEDPVKKQLKEVAKKEEQMTVIAESVTETSVIASSVTVVSVTTSTELDVRYTVTQAKFGVVETKDEAGAWCAATNDDKQFLLIDLEQEKLVTGIVTQGRNSSPDWPDGPTSHWVTSYTLSYGLENGDENEYKDKKGELKIFKGNKDTDTPVTHNFAEFGGPFNARYVKIHPVTWNDHICMRADMIVEDPVKKQLKEVAKKEEQMTVIAESVTETSVIASSVTMVSVTTSTELDARYTVTQAKFGVVETKDEAGAWCAATNDDKQFLLIDLEQEKLVTGIVTQGRNSSPDWPDGPTSHWVTSYTLSYGLENGDENEYKDKKGELKIFKGNKDTDTPVTHNFAEFGGPFNARYVKIHPVTWNDHICMRADMIVEDAVKKQLKEVAKKEEQMTVIAESVTETSVIASSVTMVSVTTSTELDVRYTVTQAKFGVVETKDEAGAWCAATNDDKQFLLIDLEQEKLVTGIVTQGRNSSPDWPDGPTSHWVTSYTLSYGLENGDENEYKDKKGELKIFKGNKDTDTPVTHNFAEFGGPFNARYVKIHPVTWNDHICMRADMIVEDPVKKQLKEVAKKEEQMTVIAESVTETSVIASSVTMVSVTTSTELDVRYTVTQAKFGVVETKDEAGAWCAATNDDKQFLLIDLEQEKLVTGIVTQGRNSSPDWPDGPTSHWVTSYTLSYGLENGDENEYKDPKGELKVFKGNKDTDTPVTHNFAEFGGPFNARYVKIHPVTWNDHICMRADMIVEDPVKKQLKEVAKKEEQMTVIAESVTETSVIASSVTVVSVTTSTELDMRYTVTQAKFGVVETKDEAGAWCAATNDDKQFLLIDL; translated from the exons AGAAGGGAGAACTAAAA ATATTCAAGGGcaacaaagacacagacacgCCAGTCACCCATAACTTTGCTGAGTTCGGCGGACCGTTCAATGCACGTTATGTCAAGATCCACCCAGTCACGTGGAACGACCACATCTGTATGAGAGCGGACATGATCGTTGAAGATC CGGTGAAAAAGCAACTGAAGGAAGTGGCCAAGAAGGAAGAACAGATGACAGTTATTGCTGAAAGTGTCACAGAAACATCCGTGATCGCCAGCAGCGTCACTATGGTTTCTGTCACCACTTCTACCGAGCTGGACGTGCGTTACACCGTCACTCAGGCAAAGTTTGGCGTCGTGGAGACCAAAGACGAAGCCGGAGCCTGGTGTGCGGCTACAAACGACGACAAACAGTTCCTTCTCATCGACTTGGAGCAGGAGAAGCTCGTCAACGGGATCGTTACACAAGGCAGAAACTCCAGTCCGGACTGGCCGGACGGACCGACTAGCCACTGGGTCACGTCATACACACTGTCGTACGGACTGGAGAATGGAGACGAAAACCAGTACAAGGACAAGAAGGGAGAACTGAAA ATCTTCAAGGGCAACAAAGACACGGACACGCCAGTCACCCATAACTTTACTGAGTTCGGCGGACCGTTCAACGCACGTTATGTCAAGATCCACCCAGTCACGTGGAACGACCACATCTGTATGAGAGCGGACATGATCGTTGAAGATC CGGTGAAAAAGCAACTGAAGGAAGTGGCCAAGAAGGAAGAGCAGATGACAGTTATTGCTGAAAGTGTCACAGAAACATCGGTGATCGCCAGCAGCGTCACTGTGGTTTCTGTCACGACCTCTACCGAGCTGGACGTGCGTTACACCGTCACCCAGGCCAAGTTTGGCGTCGTGGAGACCAAAGACGAAGCCGGAGCCTGGTGTGCGGCTACAAACGACGACAAACAGTTCCTTCTCATCGACTTGGAGCAGGAGAAGCTCGTCACCGGGATCGTTACACAAGGCAGAAACTCCAGTCCGGACTGGCCGGACGGACCGACTAGCCACTGGGTCACGTCATACACACTGTCGTATGGACTGGAGAATGGAGACGAAAACGAGTACAAGGACAAGAAGGGAGAACTGAAA ATCTTCAAGGGcaacaaagacacagacacgCCAGTCACCCATAACTTTGCTGAGTTCGGCGGACCGTTCAATGCACGTTATGTCAAGATCCACCCAGTCACGTGGAACGACCACATCTGTATGAGAGCGGACATGATCGTTGAAGATC CGGTTAAAAAGCAACTGAAGGAAGTGGCCAAGAAGGAAGAACAGATGACAGTTATTGCTGAAAGTGTCACAGAAACATCGGTGATCGCCAGCAGCGTCACTATGGTTTCTGTCACGACCTCTACCGAGCTGGACGCGCGTTACACCGTCACCCAGGCCAAGTTTGGCGTCGTGGAGACCAAAGACGAAGCCGGAGCCTGGTGTGCGGCTACAAACGACGACAAACAGTTCCTTCTCATCGACTTGGAGCAGGAGAAGCTCGTCACCGGGATCGTTACACAAGGCAGAAACTCCAGTCCGGACTGGCCGGACGGACCGACTAGCCACTGGGTCACGTCATACACACTGTCGTATGGACTGGAGAATGGAGACGAAAACGAGTACAAGGACAAGAAAGGAGAACTTAAG ATCTTCAAGGGcaacaaagacacagacacgCCAGTCACCCATAACTTTGCTGAGTTCGGCGGACCCTTCAATGCACGTTATGTCAAGATTCACCCAGTCACGTGGAACGATCATATCTGCATGAGGGCAGACATGATCGTTGAAGATG cggTGAAAAAGCAACTGAAGGAAGTGGCCAAGAAGGAAGAGCAGATGACAGTTATTGCTGAAAGTGTCACAGAAACATCGGTGATCGCCAGCAGCGTCACTATGGTTTCTGTCACGACCTCTACCGAGCTGGACGTGCGTTACACCGTCACCCAGGCCAAGTTTGGCGTCGTGGAGACCAAAGACGAAGCCGGAGCCTGGTGTGCGGCTACAAACGACGACAAACAGTTCCTTCTCATCGACTTGGAGCAGGAGAAGCTCGTCACCGGGATCGTTACACAAGGCAGAAACTCCAGTCCGGACTGGCCGGACGGACCGACTAGCCACTGGGTCACGTCATACACACTGTCGTATGGACTGGAGAATGGAGACGAAAACGAGTACAAGGACAAGAAGGGAGAACTGAAA ATCTTCAAGGGcaacaaagacacagacacgCCAGTCACCCATAACTTTGCTGAGTTCGGCGGACCGTTCAATGCACGTTATGTCAAGATCCACCCAGTCACGTGGAACGACCACATCTGTATGAGAGCGGACATGATCGTTGAAGATC CGGTTAAAAAGCAACTGAAGGAAGTGGCCAAGAAGGAAGAACAGATGACAGTTATTGCTGAAAGTGTCACAGAAACATCGGTGATCGCCAGCAGCGTCACTATGGTTTCTGTCACGACCTCTACCGAGTTGGACGTGCGTTACACCGTCACCCAGGCCAAGTTTGGCGTTGTGGAGACCAAAGACGAAGCCGGAGCCTGGTGTGCGGCTACAAACGACGACAAACAGTTCCTTCTCATCGACTTGGAGCAGGAGAAGCTTGTCACCGGGATCGTTACACAAGGCAGAAATTCCAGTCCGGACTGGCCGGACGGACCGACTAGCCACTGGGTCACGTCATACACACTGTCGTATGGACTGGAGAACGGAGACGAAAACGAGTACAAGGACCCGAAAGGAGAGCTGAAA GTCTTCAAGGGcaacaaagacacagacacgCCAGTCACTCATAACTTTGCTGAGTTCGGCGGACCGTTCAATGCACGTTATGTCAAGATCCACCCAGTCACGTGGAACGACCACATCTGTATGAGAGCTGACATGATCGTTGAAGATC CGGTGAAAAAGCAACTGAAGGAAGTGGCCAAGAAGGAAGAGCAGATGACAGTTATTGCTGAAAGTGTCACAGAAACATCAGTGATCGCCAGCAGCGTCACTGTGGTTTCTGTCACGACCTCTACCGAGCTGGACATGCGTTACACCGTCACCCAGGCCAAGTTTGGCGTCGTGGAGACCAAAGACGAAGCCGGAGCCTGGTGTGCGGCTACAAACGACGACAAACAGTTCCTTCTCATCGACTTGTAG